The following proteins are encoded in a genomic region of Labilithrix sp.:
- a CDS encoding exopolyphosphatase codes for MTQKYRLVTRSDFDGLVCAVILKELGMLDEIKFVHPKDMQDGKVECTDRDITTNVPYVKGVHLAFDHHLSETKRVVDKPANHIIDPKAMSAARVVYDYYGGAAKLPRIKEDMMVAVDKADAAQYSKDDILEPKDWTLLNYLMDPRTGLGRFREFRISNYQLMMDLIDACLTMEVKDILQLPDVKERVELYREHEAKAKEQIQRCSTVHENLVVLDLRNEENIWPINRFAIYALYPQCNISIHEMWGLKKQNTVFATGKSILDRSSKTNVGDLMLSYGGGGHEAAGTCQVDNDKADATLKELIAKITADG; via the coding sequence ATGACGCAAAAGTACCGCCTGGTGACGCGCAGCGATTTCGACGGGCTCGTGTGCGCGGTGATCTTGAAGGAGCTCGGGATGCTCGACGAGATCAAGTTCGTCCACCCGAAGGACATGCAGGACGGCAAGGTCGAGTGCACCGACCGCGACATCACGACGAACGTCCCCTACGTGAAGGGCGTTCACCTCGCCTTCGATCACCACCTCAGCGAGACGAAGCGCGTCGTCGACAAGCCGGCGAACCACATCATCGACCCGAAGGCGATGAGCGCCGCGCGCGTGGTCTACGACTACTACGGCGGCGCCGCGAAGCTCCCGCGCATCAAGGAAGACATGATGGTCGCGGTCGACAAGGCCGACGCCGCCCAGTACTCGAAGGACGACATCCTCGAGCCGAAGGACTGGACGCTCCTCAACTACCTGATGGACCCGCGCACGGGCCTCGGCCGCTTCCGCGAGTTCCGGATCTCGAACTACCAGCTGATGATGGACCTCATCGACGCCTGCCTCACGATGGAGGTGAAGGACATCCTCCAGCTGCCGGACGTGAAGGAGCGCGTCGAGCTCTACCGCGAGCACGAGGCCAAGGCGAAGGAGCAGATCCAGCGCTGCTCGACCGTGCACGAGAACCTCGTCGTCCTCGACCTCCGGAACGAGGAGAACATCTGGCCGATCAACCGCTTCGCGATCTACGCGCTCTACCCGCAGTGCAACATCTCCATCCACGAGATGTGGGGCCTCAAGAAGCAGAACACCGTCTTCGCGACCGGAAAATCGATCCTCGACCGCAGCTCGAAGACCAACGTCGGCGACCTGATGCTCTCCTACGGCGGCGGCGGCCACGAGGCCGCCGGCACCTGCCAGGTCGACAACGACAAGGCCGACGCGACGCTGAAGGAGCTCATCGCGAAGATCACCGCCGACGGGTGA
- a CDS encoding GDP-mannose 4,6-dehydratase has product MARWLVTGGVGFIGHHLSRALVARGDTVHVLDDFSDAPYPTRLKRLHAETLAKESGDRFSVTEGCVTDRELARRLTDGVSGVIHLAGLAGVRPSFADPARYAAVNVEGTATLMDAAQKAGVKTFAFASSSSVYGNSTPLPATEDAPAIDPESPYAATKRACELVASALARKTPEMRCPALRFFTVYGPWQRPEMAITSFLRSILKGEPITVFGDGSMKRDFTHVDDIVRGVLAAVDRAPAGVRPYNLGSGAPITLNDLVAAMGRASGSAPKVERAPVPLGDVEATFADIARAKTELGWAPRVRLEDGLATVVAWLRREG; this is encoded by the coding sequence ATGGCTCGCTGGCTCGTCACCGGCGGCGTCGGCTTCATCGGCCACCACCTCTCGCGCGCGCTCGTCGCCCGCGGCGACACCGTGCACGTCCTCGACGACTTCTCGGACGCCCCCTACCCCACGCGCCTGAAGCGCCTCCACGCCGAGACGCTGGCGAAGGAGAGCGGCGATCGCTTCTCCGTCACCGAGGGCTGCGTCACCGATCGCGAGCTCGCGCGTCGCCTCACCGACGGCGTCAGCGGCGTGATCCACCTCGCGGGGCTGGCCGGCGTTCGACCCTCGTTCGCCGATCCGGCGCGCTACGCCGCGGTCAACGTCGAGGGCACCGCGACGTTGATGGACGCCGCGCAGAAGGCCGGCGTGAAGACGTTCGCCTTCGCGTCGAGCTCGTCGGTGTACGGCAACTCCACGCCGCTCCCGGCGACGGAGGACGCGCCCGCGATCGATCCGGAGTCGCCGTACGCCGCGACGAAGCGCGCGTGCGAGCTCGTCGCCTCCGCGCTCGCGCGCAAGACGCCCGAGATGCGCTGCCCCGCGCTGCGCTTCTTCACCGTCTACGGGCCGTGGCAGCGCCCGGAGATGGCGATCACGAGCTTCCTCCGGAGCATCCTGAAGGGCGAGCCGATCACGGTGTTCGGCGACGGCTCGATGAAGCGCGACTTCACGCACGTGGACGACATCGTCCGCGGCGTCCTCGCGGCGGTCGACCGCGCGCCGGCGGGCGTGCGGCCGTACAACCTCGGCTCGGGCGCGCCGATCACGCTGAACGACCTCGTCGCCGCGATGGGCCGCGCGTCCGGGAGCGCGCCGAAGGTCGAACGCGCGCCGGTGCCGCTCGGCGACGTCGAGGCGACCTTCGCCGACATCGCGCGCGCGAAGACCGAGCTCGGGTGGGCGCCGCGCGTCCGCCTCGAAGACGGCCTCGCCACCGTCGTCGCTTGGCTCCGCCGCGAAGGCTGA
- a CDS encoding UDP-glucose/GDP-mannose dehydrogenase family protein yields MRLVVFGAGYVGLVSGTGLSDLGHDVLVYDIDPEKIAQLKGGKIPIYEPGLADLVHRNQRSGRLHFGTEIKAPFDEVDAYFIAVGTPPDPEGAADLSYVMSAADTIAKVATKDAIVVVKSTVPVGTCDKVQKRLEGAKVSLEVVSNPEFLKEGDAVNDFFKPDRVVVGARSEAAKQCLRDLYAPLQLSGERLVVTDPRSSELIKYASNTMLAIRISFMNELSRLCHATGADIHSVRQGVGSDSRIGKKFLYAGPGYGGSCFPKDVQALAALGRENGVPMKVAEAAHVANEDQAHFLAELLAQGVEGGLQGKRVALWGLAFKPETDDIREAPAVKLTKVLLAKGATVTGHDPEAGPNFQKLFGDKVQVTTRDYDALDGADALVLLTEWRSYRAPSFTEIKKRLAGTFVLDARNIWRPADVTKAALRYQGIGVNAQKR; encoded by the coding sequence ATGCGGCTCGTCGTCTTCGGTGCGGGTTACGTCGGTCTCGTCAGCGGGACCGGCCTTTCGGACCTCGGTCACGACGTCCTCGTCTACGACATCGATCCGGAGAAGATCGCGCAGCTCAAAGGCGGCAAGATCCCGATCTACGAGCCCGGCCTCGCCGACCTCGTGCACCGCAACCAGCGGAGCGGCCGCCTCCACTTCGGCACCGAGATCAAGGCGCCGTTCGACGAGGTCGACGCGTACTTCATCGCGGTCGGCACGCCGCCGGATCCGGAGGGCGCCGCCGACCTCTCGTACGTCATGTCGGCCGCCGACACGATCGCGAAGGTCGCGACGAAGGACGCGATCGTGGTCGTGAAGAGCACGGTGCCGGTCGGGACGTGCGACAAGGTCCAGAAGCGCCTCGAGGGCGCGAAGGTCTCGCTCGAGGTCGTGTCGAACCCGGAGTTCCTGAAGGAGGGCGACGCGGTCAACGACTTCTTCAAGCCGGACCGCGTCGTCGTCGGCGCCCGCAGCGAGGCGGCGAAGCAGTGCCTCCGCGATCTCTACGCGCCGCTGCAGCTCTCGGGCGAGCGCCTCGTCGTCACCGATCCGCGCTCGAGCGAGCTCATCAAGTACGCGTCGAACACGATGCTCGCGATCCGCATCTCGTTCATGAACGAGCTCTCGCGCCTCTGCCACGCGACCGGCGCCGACATCCACTCGGTGCGCCAGGGCGTGGGCAGCGACTCGCGCATCGGCAAGAAGTTCCTCTACGCCGGGCCCGGCTACGGCGGCTCCTGCTTCCCGAAGGACGTCCAGGCGCTCGCCGCGCTCGGGCGCGAGAACGGCGTCCCGATGAAGGTCGCCGAGGCGGCGCACGTCGCGAACGAGGACCAGGCGCACTTCCTCGCGGAGCTCCTCGCGCAGGGCGTCGAGGGAGGGCTCCAGGGGAAGCGGGTCGCGCTGTGGGGGCTCGCGTTCAAGCCCGAGACCGACGACATCCGCGAGGCGCCGGCGGTGAAGCTCACGAAGGTGCTCCTCGCCAAGGGCGCGACGGTGACGGGCCACGACCCGGAGGCGGGCCCGAACTTCCAGAAGCTCTTCGGCGACAAGGTCCAGGTGACGACGCGCGACTACGACGCGCTCGACGGCGCCGACGCGCTCGTGCTCCTCACCGAGTGGCGCAGCTACCGCGCGCCGTCGTTCACCGAGATCAAGAAGCGGCTCGCGGGCACCTTCGTCCTCGACGCGCGCAACATCTGGAGGCCCGCGGACGTGACGAAGGCCGCGCTCCGCTACCAGGGCATCGGCGTCAACGCGCAAAAGCGCTGA